The Aneurinibacillus migulanus genome contains the following window.
ATTCTGGCGCTATCCGTAGAAGGGGAGTCCACCAAGATTATTCGTACGTTTAACCTTGGTGAAGTAGTGGACCCGTTGAACAAAGAAGAGATTAAGCAAGCTTTTCACGATATGTATGAACAGTGGAAAGATAATCCCGCAAGTCAGGCGGACCGTGCGGGAGAGATTCTGCAGCGTGCAGCAGACGGCGATTTGGCCATCTACAATCGTCAGAAGCAGGCTCAAATGCTGGGTCAATTGATGGAAGAGCTGCTTACGACAACCCGATAATCAACTGGACTGCCATATAGCAGGCAACGATCCAGATGAGCAGTGCAGATATGCGGTTAATGGCTTTCATCCAGCGTCCTGACGGGTCCAGCGTTCCAAGCGCACGGCCTGCGAGAGCAAGCCCAAAGAACCACAGATAGGAGATAAGAATGCAGGAGATGGTGAACGACCATTTTTCTCCTCCGCTGTAGGTGAGTGAGCTTGTGCCAATAACACCGATCGTATCGAGAATAGCATCGTTTTTAGCCAGGCGAACGTAAGTACAACGAGTGAGACACCGAGTACCGCCAACGCGATGAGAAGGGTATCGCATAGTGATGTTCCTATCTATGAACAGAGCGGCGCATATATAAAGGGGAGAATTGCATATGGAGAATGGGCCGTCGGGTATAAGCTTCCAACGGAACGTACATTTGCAAAGCA
Protein-coding sequences here:
- a CDS encoding GntR family transcriptional regulator → MRRVSHSDVPIYEQSGAYIKGRIAYGEWAVGYKLPTERTFAKQLGVNRGTVAAAFAELAAEGLIEGRRERNGKC